From the genome of Vulpes lagopus strain Blue_001 chromosome 2, ASM1834538v1, whole genome shotgun sequence, one region includes:
- the ZNF865 gene encoding zinc finger protein 865 isoform X2 has product MPPVRPFQTSAPPPQRPRAGRLPKRSGLWRSLTRLPGPPLNASSEARFCIISCHCCLWDSPPIGTSLMGAAARGLSVRSVALGLQSPGPPEMEANAAGSATGGGGGSGIGGEDGVHFQSYPFDFLEFLNHQRFEPMELYGEHAKAVAALPCAPGPPPQPPPQPPPPQYDYPPQSTFKPKAEAPSSSSSSSSSSSSSSSSSSSSQAKKPDPPLPPAFGPPPPPLFDAAFPAPQWGIVDLSGHQHLFGNLKRGGPASGPGVTPGLASPTGTPGPLPAPSQTPPGPAAGAACDPTKDDKGYFRRLKYLMERRFPCGVCQKSFKQSSHLVQHMLVHSGERPYECGVCGRTYNHVSSLIRHRRCHKDVPPAAAGPPQPGAPLPPLGLPAPPAGVPPAAAAAPPTPVSSGPPAPPAAAGAATVAAPVAEGTGAPAGVGVPPPAAGGGEGPFACPLCWKVFKKPSHLHQHQIIHTGEKPFSCSVCSKSFNRRESLKRHVKTHSADLLRLPCGVCGKAFRDAAYLLKHQAAHAGAGAAGPRPVYPCDLCGKSYSAPQSLLRHKAAHAPPAAPDAPKDAAASVPQPPPSFPAGPYLLPPDPPATDSEKAAAAAAAVVYGAVPVPLLGAHPLLLGGAGTSGAGGSSASVPGKTFCCGICGRGFGRRETLKRHERIHTGEKPHQCPVCGKRFRESFHLSKHHVVHTRERPYKCELCGKVFGYPQSLTRHRQVHRLQLPCALAGAAGLPATQGASGACGPGASATSAGAADALSYACSDCGEHFPDLFHVMSHKEAHMAEKPYGCDACGKTFGFIENLMWHKLVHQAAPERLLPPTPGGPQPQDGSGSADAASVLDNGLAGEVGAAVAALAGVSGGDDAGGTAVAGGGGGASSGPERFSCATCGQSFKHFLGLVTHKYVHLVRRTLGCGLCGQSFAGAYDLLLHRRSHRQKRGFRCPVCGKRFWEAALLMRHQRCHTEQRPYRCGVCGRGFLRSWYLRQHRVVHTGERAFKCGVCAKRFAQSSSLAEHRRLHAVARPQRCGACGKTFRYRSNLLEHQRLHLGERAYRCEHCGKGFFYLSSVLRHQRAHEPPRPELRCPACLKAFKDPGYFRKHLAAHQGGRPFRCSSCGEGFANTYGLKKHRLAHKAEGLGGPGAGAGTLAGKDA; this is encoded by the coding sequence GGTCTCCAGTCGCCCGGCCCGCCCGAGATGGAGGCAAACGCAGCAGGCAGTGCCAccgggggtggtgggggcagcgGCATAGGGGGCGAGGACGGGGTTCACTTCCAGAGCTACCCCTTCGACTTTCTCGAGTTCCTCAACCACCAGCGCTTTGAGCCCATGGAGCTCTATGGGGAGCACGCCAAGGCAGTGGCAGCCCTGCCCTGCGCCCCCGGGCcgccgccccagcccccgccccagccgcCTCCGCCCCAGTACGACTACCCGCCCCAGTCTACCTTCAAACCCAAGGCGGAGGCGCCGTCCTCGTCGTCCTCATCGTCGtcgtcctcctcctcgtcctcctcatcctcctcttcctcccaggcCAAGAAGCCCGACCCGCCCCTGCCTCCCGCCTTCggcccccccccaccgcccctctTTGATGCTGCCTTCCCCGCCCCACAATGGGGCATCGTCGACCTCTCTGGACACCAGCACCTTTTTGGGAATCTGAAACGTGGGGGGCCCGCCTCCGGGCCGGGGGTGACGCCGGGGCTGGCCTCACCCACGGGGACCCCGGGGCCTCTGCCCGCACCCTCCCAGACCCCGCCGGGACCTGCCGCAGGGGCAGCCTGTGACCCGACCAAGGACGACAAGGGCTACTTCCGCAGGCTGAAGTACCTGATGGAGCGGCGCTTCCCGTGCGGCGTTTGCCAGAAGTCCTTCAAACAGTCCTCGCACCTGGTCCAGCACATGCTGGTGCACTCGGGGGAGAGGCCGTACGAGTGCGGTGTGTGCGGCCGCACCTACAACCATGTCTCCAGCCTCATCCGCCACCGCCGCTGCCACAAGGATGTGCCGCCCGCCGCCGCAGGCCCGCCGCAGCCGGGGGCGCCGCTTCCTCCGCTGGGCCTGCCCGCACCCCCTGCGGGTGTGCCCCCCGCTGCCGCCGCTGCCCCCCCCACGCCCGTGTCCTCcggtccccccgccccgcctgctgctgctggagctgcCACCGTGGCCGCCCCCGTTGCGGAGGGGACCGGTGCCCCCGCCGGGGTGGGCGTGCCCCCTcccgcggcggggggcggcgagGGCCCGTTTGCCTGCCCGCTCTGCTGGAAGGTCTTCAAGAAGCCCAGCCACCTCCACCAGCACCAGATCATCCACACCGGCGAGAAGCCCTTCTCCTGTTCCGTGTGCAGCAAGAGCTTCAACCGCAGGGAGAGCCTCAAGCGGCACGTGAAGACGCACTCGGCCGACCTCCTGCGCCTACCTTGCGGCGTCTGCGGGAAGGCCTTCCGCGACGCCGCCTACCTGCTCAAGCACCAGGCGGCTcacgcgggcgcgggggcggcagGGCCGAGGCCTGTGTACCCCTGCGACCTGTGCGGCAAGTCCTACTCCGCGCCGCAGAGCCTGCTCCGGCACAAGGCAGCGCatgccccgcccgccgcccccgacGCGCCCAAGGATGCAGCGGCCTCCGTcccgcagcccccgccctccttccctgcGGGCCCTTACCTCCTGCCTCCCGACCCCCCCGCCACAGACAGCGAGAAGGCGGCAGCGGCTGCGGCGGCCGTGGTGTATGGTGCCGTGCCCGTCCCACTGCTGGGGGCGCACCCGCTGCTGCTCGGTGGGGCCGGGACCAGTGGGGCCGGGGGGTCCAGCGCCAGCGTCCCTGGAAAGACATTCTGCTGCGGCATCTGTGGGCGGGGCTTCGGGCGGCGTGAGACTCTGAAGCGCCACGAGCGCATCCACACCGGGGAGAAGCCCCACCAGTGTCCGGTGTGTGGGAAGCGTTTCCGGGAGTCCTTCCACCTGAGCAAGCACCACGTGGTGCACACTCGTGAGCGGCCCTACAAGTGCGAGCTCTGTGGCAAAGTCTTCGGCTACCCGCAGAGCCTCACCCGCCACCGCCAGGTGCACCGGCTTCAGCTGCCTTGTGCCCTGGCCGGGGCCGCGGGCCTCCCGGCCACCCAGGGCGCATCAGGGGCCTGTGGGCCGGGCGCCTCGGCCACTTCTGCTGGAGCTGCGGATGCCCTGAGCTATGCCTGCTCAGACTGCGGCGAGCACTTCCCCGATCTCTTCCACGTGATGAGCCACAAGGAGGCCCACATGGCAGAGAAGCCTTACGGCTGTGACGCCTGCGGCAAGACCTTTGGCTTCATCGAGAATCTCATGTGGCACAAGCTGGTccaccaggctgcccctgagCGCCTGCTCCCACCCACACCTGGCGGTCCCCAGCCCCAGGACGGCTCTGGCAGTGCCGATGCAGCCAGTGTGCTGGACAACGGGTTGGCAGGAGAGGTGGGGGCGGCTGTGGCAGCGCTGGCAGGCGTGTCCGGGGGTGACGACGCCGGCGGAACGGCGGTggctggaggtggtgggggtgccAGTTCAGGCCCTGAGCGCTTCAGCTGTGCCACATGTGGCCAGAGCTTCAAGCATTTCCTGGGCTTGGTGACTCACAAGTATGTGCACCTGGTGCGGCGGACCCTAGGCTGCGGCCTCTGTGGCCAGAGCTTCGCTGGTGCTTACGACCTGCTCCTGCACCGCCGCAGCCACCGGCAGAAGCGAGGCTTCCGCTGCCCAGTGTGTGGCAAGCGCTTCTGGGAGGCAGCTCTGCTCATGCGCCACCAGCGCTGCCACACGGAGCAGCGGCCCTACCGGTGCGGTGTGTGTGGCCGGGGCTTCCTGCGCTCCTGGTACCTGAGGCAACATCGCGTGGTGCACACGGGCGAGCGCGCCTTCAAGTGCGGCGTGTGCGCCAAGCGCTTTGCGCAGTCCTCCAGCCTGGCAGAGCATCGGCGTCTGCACGCGGTGGCCCGGCCCCAGCGTTGCGGCGCCTGTGGCAAGACCTTCAGATATCGCTCCAACCTGCTGGAGCACCAGCGGCTGCACCTGGGTGAGCGCGCATACCGCTGCGAGCACTGCGGGAAGGGCTTCTTCTACCTGAGCTCAGTGCTGCGCCACCAGCGTGCCCATGAGCCGCCGCGGCCCGAGCTCCGCTGCCCTGCCTGCCTCAAAGCCTTCAAGGACCCCGGCTACTTTCGGAAGCACCTGGCGGCCCACCAGGGGGGCCGGCCCTTCCGCTGCTCCTCCTGTGGCGAGGGCTTTGCCAACACCTATGGCCTCAAGAAACACCGCCTGGCCCACAAAGCTGAGGGCCTCGGGGGTCCTGGGGCAGGGGCGGGCACCTTGGCGGGAAAGGATGCCTGA
- the ZNF784 gene encoding zinc finger protein 784, giving the protein MAAARPEAPSPSSAAPEPRSSETPDLVLVPDDGRPATPPSDLIEIQVVKVTDTTLVPEPPEPGSLHCALCPAAFRLVSELLFHEHGHLAEAEGGGQGGDPSRCHVCGHSCPGPASLRAHYSLHTGERPYRCALCPRAFKALAPLLRHQRRHGVEPGASQRSPEAAAARASRPGVPPERSEVVMAAAAAGAAVGKPFACRFCAKPFRRSSDMRDHERVHTGERPYHCGICGKGFTQSSVLSGHARIHTGERPFRCALCDRTFNNSSNFRKHQRTHFHGPGPGDSGTRQASGAEGPGSGRGHGPEKSLEEGRGEAAKVKVEVDQ; this is encoded by the exons ATGGCCGCCGCGCGCCCGGAGGCCCCGAGTCCAAGCTCAGCGGCCCCGGAGCCGCGATCCTCGGAGACGCCGGACCTG GTCCTGGTCCCAGATGATGGCCGCCCCGCCACCCCCCCAAGTGACCTCATCGAGATCCAGGTAGTGAAGGTGACAGACACCACGCTGGTCCCCGAGCCACCGGAGCCAGGCTCCCTCCACTGTGCCTTGTGCCCGGCTGCGTTCCGGCTGGTGTCTGAGCTGCTATTCCATGAACATGGCCACCTGGCGGAGGCGGAGGGCGGCGGGCAGGGTGGGGATCCCAGCCGGTGTCATGTGTGTGGCCACAGTTGCCCCGGCCCCGCCAGCCTCCGCGCCCACTACAGCCTGCACACGGGGGAGCGGCCCTACCGCTGTGCCCTGTGCCCGCGTGCTTTCAAGGCCCTGGCGCCTCTGCTGCGGCACCAGCGCCGACATGGGGTGGAGCCAGGGGCCTCTCAGAGGTCTCCTGAAGCGGCCGCGGCTAGAGCATCGAGGCCCGGGGTGCCACCGGAGAGGTCAGAGGTGGTGATGGCAGCGGCGGCTGCGGGCGCTGCCGTGGGCAAGCCTTTCGCCTGCAGGTTCTGCGCCAAGCCGTTCCGCCGCTCCTCAGACATGCGCGACCACGAGCGGGTGCACACGGGCGAGCGGCCCTACCACTGCGGCATCTGTGGCAAGGGCTTCACCCAGTCGTCGGTGCTCAGTGGCCACGCGCGCATTCACACTGGGGAGCGCCCCTTCCGCTGCGCCCTGTGCGACCGCACATTCAACAACTCCTCTAACTTCCGCAAGCACCAACGCACCCACTTCCacgggccggggccgggagaCTCTGGCACCCGGCAGGCTTCGGGGGCCGAAGGGCCGGGGAGTGGGCGTGGGCATGGGCCAGAAAAGAGCCTGGAAGAAGGACGGGGGGAGGCGGCCAAGGTGAAGGTGGAGGTCGACCAGTAG
- the ZNF580 gene encoding zinc finger protein 580, translating into MLLLPPRPPHPRSASPEAMDPPPPKAPPFPKTEGPPSTPSSAAGPRPPRLGRHLLIDANGVPYTYTVQLEEEPRGPPQREAAPGESGPRKGYSCPECARVFASPLRLQSHRVSHSDLKPFTCGACGKAFKRSSHLSRHRATHRARAGPPHTCPLCPRRFQDAAELAQHVRLH; encoded by the coding sequence atgctgctgctgccgccTCGGCCACCCCACCCTCGGTCCGCCTCCCCAGAGGCCATGGACCCACCGCCCCCCAAGGCTCCCCCTTTCCCCAAGACGGAAGGCCCTCCCTCCACGCCGTCCTCGGCGGCAgggccgcgccccccgcggcTGGGCCGCCACCTGCTCATCGATGCCAACGGGGTCCCCTACACGTACACGGTGCAGCTGGAGGAGGAGCCCCGGGGCCCGCCGCAGCGCGAGGCGGCGCCGGGAGAGTCGGGCCCGCGCAAGGGCTACAGCTGCCCAGAGTGTGCTCGTGTCTTCGCCAGCCCTCTGCGGCTGCAGAGCCACCGCGTGTCGCACTCGGACCTCAAGCCCTTCACGTGCGGCGCCTGCGGCAAAGCCTTCAAGCGCTCCAGCCACCTGTCGCGGCACCGCGCCACGCACCGCGCCCGGGCAGGCCCGCCGCACACCTGCCCTCTGTGCCCGCGCCGCTTCCAGGACGCCGCCGAGCTGGCGCAGCACGTGCGCCTGCACTGA